One region of bacterium genomic DNA includes:
- a CDS encoding Jag N-terminal domain-containing protein, whose amino-acid sequence MSLIIEKEGKTVEQALEKGLLELGVRREDTEVEIVSLGSSGFLGIFGAKPAKIRIKLMPRPKVKSMVETLLEKMGMPGEVKSFREEGNLLIASIDCPTGDKYLKANRGAAIEAMDYLINKIFRESEYDIRLDIGGFLESQNDDLKTRALELADKVKASGKEYEMEPMPPHKRKLVHQALEKHADVKTLAVGNGDRRRVIISLKGAPGAPAETRRPDRNDRRPADQQRGPRRDGPRPGGKPAAQAPARPAPRPAPRPAAPMAPKPALRPAPAAPRPAAPMAPRPAAPRPAAPSAPKPAAMPERTFQDRSRRPAPKAAPPSPAPPELRSDNARPQAPVDMSSFAPRSKKKNTR is encoded by the coding sequence ATGAGCCTAATCATTGAAAAAGAGGGAAAGACAGTAGAGCAGGCCCTGGAAAAGGGTTTGCTGGAACTGGGAGTGCGCCGCGAAGACACCGAAGTGGAGATAGTCTCGCTGGGCTCCTCCGGATTCCTTGGTATCTTCGGCGCCAAGCCGGCCAAGATCCGCATCAAACTGATGCCCCGGCCCAAGGTCAAGAGCATGGTGGAAACCCTGCTGGAGAAGATGGGCATGCCCGGCGAAGTGAAAAGCTTTAGGGAAGAGGGCAACCTGCTGATAGCCAGCATCGACTGCCCCACCGGCGACAAATACCTGAAGGCTAACCGGGGCGCGGCCATCGAGGCCATGGACTACCTGATCAACAAGATCTTCCGGGAATCGGAATACGACATCCGGCTGGATATCGGCGGGTTTTTGGAATCGCAGAACGACGACCTTAAGACCCGGGCCCTGGAACTGGCCGATAAGGTAAAGGCCAGCGGCAAGGAATACGAGATGGAGCCGATGCCGCCCCACAAGCGCAAACTGGTGCACCAGGCCCTGGAGAAGCACGCCGATGTCAAGACACTGGCGGTGGGCAACGGAGACCGGCGCCGGGTGATCATCTCCCTTAAAGGCGCCCCCGGAGCCCCGGCAGAGACCAGGCGGCCGGACCGCAACGACCGGCGCCCGGCAGATCAGCAGCGCGGACCGCGCCGCGACGGACCCCGGCCCGGCGGCAAACCTGCGGCCCAGGCTCCGGCCAGACCGGCCCCCCGGCCCGCTCCCAGACCGGCCGCCCCGATGGCCCCCAAGCCGGCACTCAGACCGGCCCCGGCAGCTCCCAGACCGGCGGCGCCGATGGCTCCCAGGCCGGCCGCCCCCAGACCGGCTGCTCCGTCAGCCCCCAAGCCTGCCGCCATGCCGGAAAGAACCTTCCAGGATCGCAGCCGGCGCCCGGCACCCAAGGCAGCCCCGCCCAGCCCCGCTCCCCCGGAACTCCGGTCGGATAATGCCAGACCCCAGGCCCCGGTGGACATGTCCTCTTTCGCCCCCCGGTCCAAGAAAAAAAATACCAGGTAA